The following are encoded in a window of Solidesulfovibrio magneticus RS-1 genomic DNA:
- a CDS encoding beta-galactosidase, which translates to MIRARLTALLSCLILTASLAGPGRALAAPSAVGREGGRPILLVDGKPATSGFVEIYYYPGRGNPMPGQPEYGDPRWVEAMKRAVDTALAQGVRLVMASVWWSDIDRSPARPATLQAARYDFAPLDAVMDYAARRKAQVVLKTSANHFVPGWWLAEQGFPQGAGYQEHSACRSCETDAYGTAYANPSMGSPEARRDFGAFIEALVGRYRTHPALVGWAFGLGPTGEDGYGPNYIVVDAPGGGPGLGRRPMMFTDYSPDFTARFRSWLTARYGTDAGLRQAWGDPKVSLTDFRVPPPAELVRDPALFSRRPFPDAANDRDGDPARWLTPKGMDFHAFRTWARDDETDYFGRLFKTLDKKHVLFLNARARASARAHPDIDGIFFNPNPRFGQPLFFENDQLDLILRSVERIVAAGKLAWVAAENGHEPGRAPGAGESKEQINYLLAIGCGVKSLGGVMGYAVDLLDPDTANAWLPTWRTAHALSAVKAIEAWKPAPGRGPCDTITELRRRNGCDAGASAPAGCRLTELALINYCRTDLACDADRDGRVSEDEYAACRPGGQTPPPGAPGPAAGPAAGPAGGPPPGTAGKCGDGVCDDFERARGVCPADCGASAPAGPAGATPPVSSGSPAGGPSPGAAGKCGDGVCDDFERSRGVCPADCGASSSPTAPVGATPPVSSASPAGAPPPGAAGKCGDGVCDDFERARGVCPQDCGPASGSSSSPAAPASSGIKPASPTLRVSSGSPGGSPGGPGGPPPGAAGKCGDGVCDDFERSRGVCPADCSSASGASAGGS; encoded by the coding sequence ATGATCCGCGCCCGCCTGACTGCTTTGCTGTCCTGCCTGATCCTGACCGCTTCCCTGGCCGGCCCAGGCCGCGCCCTGGCCGCCCCAAGCGCCGTTGGCCGCGAGGGCGGCCGGCCCATCCTGCTTGTCGACGGCAAACCGGCCACCTCGGGCTTTGTCGAGATCTATTACTATCCCGGCCGGGGCAACCCCATGCCCGGCCAGCCTGAATACGGCGACCCTCGCTGGGTCGAGGCCATGAAGCGGGCCGTGGACACGGCCCTGGCCCAGGGCGTGCGCCTGGTCATGGCCAGCGTCTGGTGGAGCGATATCGACCGCTCCCCGGCCCGGCCGGCCACGCTGCAAGCGGCCCGCTACGACTTCGCCCCCCTGGACGCCGTCATGGACTACGCGGCCAGGCGCAAGGCCCAGGTGGTGCTTAAGACCTCGGCCAACCATTTCGTGCCCGGCTGGTGGCTGGCCGAACAGGGCTTTCCCCAGGGAGCGGGCTATCAGGAACACTCGGCCTGTCGGTCTTGCGAGACCGACGCCTACGGCACGGCCTACGCCAACCCGAGCATGGGCAGCCCGGAGGCCCGACGCGATTTCGGGGCGTTTATCGAGGCCCTGGTCGGGCGCTACCGGACCCATCCGGCCCTGGTCGGCTGGGCCTTCGGCCTTGGCCCCACCGGCGAGGACGGCTACGGCCCCAACTACATCGTGGTGGACGCCCCGGGCGGCGGGCCGGGCCTGGGCCGCCGGCCCATGATGTTCACCGACTATTCTCCGGATTTCACGGCCCGCTTCCGCTCCTGGCTGACGGCCCGCTACGGGACCGACGCCGGCCTGCGCCAGGCCTGGGGCGATCCCAAGGTATCGCTCACCGATTTTCGCGTGCCGCCTCCGGCTGAGCTGGTGCGCGATCCGGCCCTGTTTTCCCGCCGGCCGTTTCCCGATGCGGCCAACGACCGCGACGGCGACCCGGCCCGGTGGCTTACGCCCAAGGGCATGGATTTCCACGCTTTCCGCACCTGGGCCAGGGACGACGAGACCGACTATTTCGGCCGGCTCTTCAAGACATTGGACAAAAAACACGTGCTGTTCCTCAACGCCCGGGCCAGGGCCTCGGCCAGGGCGCATCCGGACATCGACGGGATCTTTTTCAATCCCAATCCGCGTTTCGGCCAGCCGCTGTTTTTTGAAAACGACCAGCTCGACCTGATCCTGCGCTCCGTGGAGCGGATCGTGGCCGCCGGCAAGCTGGCCTGGGTGGCTGCCGAGAACGGCCACGAGCCGGGCCGGGCCCCCGGGGCCGGGGAGAGCAAGGAGCAGATCAACTACCTGCTGGCCATCGGCTGCGGCGTCAAAAGCCTGGGTGGCGTCATGGGCTACGCCGTGGACCTGCTCGACCCGGACACGGCCAATGCCTGGCTGCCCACCTGGCGCACGGCCCACGCCCTGTCGGCGGTAAAGGCCATCGAAGCCTGGAAGCCCGCGCCCGGGCGCGGCCCCTGCGACACCATCACGGAACTGCGCCGCCGAAACGGCTGCGACGCCGGGGCCAGCGCGCCGGCCGGCTGCCGGCTCACCGAACTGGCGCTGATCAATTACTGCCGCACCGATCTTGCCTGCGACGCCGACCGCGACGGCCGGGTCAGCGAGGACGAGTACGCCGCCTGCCGTCCCGGCGGCCAGACGCCGCCCCCTGGCGCGCCTGGCCCGGCTGCTGGTCCGGCCGCTGGTCCGGCCGGCGGCCCGCCTCCGGGCACGGCCGGCAAGTGCGGCGACGGGGTGTGCGACGATTTCGAACGGGCGCGCGGCGTGTGTCCGGCCGATTGCGGGGCGTCCGCTCCCGCCGGTCCGGCAGGGGCAACGCCGCCGGTTTCAAGCGGCAGCCCGGCCGGCGGCCCGTCTCCTGGGGCGGCCGGCAAATGCGGCGACGGGGTGTGCGACGACTTCGAGCGTTCGCGCGGCGTGTGTCCGGCCGATTGCGGCGCATCGTCCAGCCCGACGGCTCCGGTCGGCGCGACGCCGCCGGTTTCGAGCGCCAGCCCGGCCGGTGCCCCGCCCCCTGGCGCGGCCGGCAAGTGCGGCGACGGGGTGTGCGACGATTTCGAGCGTGCTCGCGGCGTGTGCCCCCAGGACTGCGGCCCGGCATCCGGCTCGTCGTCCAGCCCGGCGGCTCCGGCCTCGTCCGGCATCAAGCCGGCCTCGCCGACGCTGCGGGTTTCGTCCGGTTCGCCCGGCGGTTCTCCGGGCGGCCCGGGCGGTCCGCCTCCCGGTGCGGCCGGCAAATGCGGCGACGGGGTGTGCGACGATTTCGAGCGCTCACGCGGCGTGTGCCCGGCCGACTGCTCTTCGGCCTCCGGGGCGTCGGCCGGCGGCTCCTGA
- a CDS encoding O-antigen ligase family protein, with product MNDHLAPSAPAASRYAAAVAAVLAGGGLAAVVLAASGLPWWSVLAGAGTLALFIACLASPFFGLCATAFCLILASPNIYTLVVNTLQLHLYPYVLPLVFTFLGMLVRAGQGRLSLRPRSAFLPVLLLVFVAEAASLLWTPHTAWGLANIARLTTNLLLYWTVMVLVDTPRRLDILFKTLFASAVMTAAGVLGALEWEYVLHVPLDRSLRLVFEIYFYTTRAGGIESWNQSAGFLSVASIIAAGYAVLARTRARRAGWGLGAMFFFCMMLLPASRGALLGFCGAAVLLILALPATRRLFLRKTTLFVVMVIVGMLVTTPGYIDRMLVGFGYTGELLFSKKKSSSSSDSDATGISTRFKIWREGFKRVGESGGTILGGLGTGGFMYRIKVFEVHNVYLAFYYDMGLAGIFLLFFLGFILIRRSFPIAMAYHARLARPPTAPDPAGPASADFVLVMFFAVLTAFTAEVAIHGLVDYDLTSFVSRYAFFYLALYDVVLGLAEAGPAVPLDAGAAKA from the coding sequence TTGAACGACCACCTCGCCCCGAGCGCCCCGGCCGCGTCCCGATACGCCGCCGCCGTCGCCGCCGTCCTGGCCGGCGGGGGGCTGGCCGCCGTGGTCCTGGCCGCCTCGGGCCTGCCCTGGTGGTCGGTCCTGGCCGGAGCCGGGACCCTCGCGCTTTTTATAGCCTGCCTGGCCAGCCCCTTTTTCGGCCTGTGCGCCACCGCCTTTTGCCTCATCCTGGCCTCGCCCAATATCTACACCCTGGTCGTCAACACCCTGCAACTGCACCTGTATCCCTACGTCTTGCCGCTGGTGTTCACGTTTCTGGGGATGCTTGTCCGGGCCGGCCAGGGCCGACTGTCGCTACGGCCGCGTTCGGCCTTTCTGCCCGTGCTGCTGCTGGTTTTCGTGGCCGAGGCGGCCAGCCTCCTGTGGACGCCCCACACGGCCTGGGGACTAGCCAACATCGCGCGACTGACCACGAACCTACTCCTTTACTGGACCGTCATGGTTTTGGTCGACACGCCGCGCCGCCTGGATATCCTCTTTAAGACCCTGTTCGCCAGCGCCGTCATGACCGCCGCCGGCGTGCTCGGGGCCCTGGAGTGGGAATATGTCCTGCACGTGCCCCTGGATCGCAGTCTCCGGCTCGTGTTCGAGATCTATTTCTACACCACCCGGGCCGGCGGCATCGAATCCTGGAACCAGAGCGCCGGGTTTTTGAGCGTGGCCAGCATCATCGCCGCCGGCTACGCCGTGCTGGCCCGGACCAGGGCTCGGCGCGCGGGCTGGGGGCTGGGGGCCATGTTTTTTTTCTGCATGATGCTGCTGCCGGCCAGCCGGGGCGCGCTGCTCGGCTTTTGCGGCGCGGCCGTGCTGCTCATTTTGGCCCTGCCGGCCACCCGACGCCTGTTTCTGCGCAAGACCACGCTGTTTGTCGTCATGGTCATCGTCGGGATGCTCGTCACCACCCCCGGCTACATCGACCGGATGCTCGTGGGGTTCGGCTACACGGGCGAGTTGCTGTTCAGCAAAAAGAAGTCCTCCTCCTCCAGCGACTCCGACGCCACAGGCATCTCGACGCGCTTTAAAATCTGGCGCGAGGGATTTAAGCGTGTGGGCGAAAGCGGCGGGACCATCCTCGGCGGCCTGGGCACGGGCGGCTTCATGTACCGGATCAAGGTCTTCGAGGTGCACAACGTCTACCTCGCCTTCTACTACGACATGGGACTGGCCGGCATCTTCCTGTTGTTTTTTTTGGGTTTCATTCTCATCCGGCGTTCGTTCCCCATCGCCATGGCCTACCATGCCCGCCTGGCCCGGCCGCCGACCGCGCCCGATCCGGCCGGACCGGCCAGCGCCGATTTCGTCCTGGTCATGTTTTTCGCCGTGCTGACCGCCTTTACGGCCGAGGTCGCCATCCACGGCCTGGTGGACTACGACCTCACGTCCTTTGTCTCGCGCTACGCCTTTTTCTACCTGGCCCTTTACGACGTCGTCCTGGGGCTGGCCGAGGCCGGGCCGGCCGTCCCCCTCGACGCCGGGGCGGCGAAGGCGTAG
- a CDS encoding MFS transporter: protein MASEIFGNPSFTRFWTARSASGFAYHMTAVAVGWQVYAMTGSAFMLGLVGLTEFLPQFLLTLVVGQVADRVDRRRIAGVCQLIEAVALLTLLAETAGGFLGLGGMFACVGLIGAARAFETPSLQALLPSLVPLEALPRMLAWSGSVWKTAMILGPAAGGFLFALGPGVVYGLGAVFYVGAALAVLSIPAKPARRPPQAEGLWRSALDGLRYIKSRPVIFGAISLDLFSVLLGGAVGLLPVFASDILAVGPGGLGALRAAPSLGALAMSLCLTRFPLTRHAGPAMFGAVIVFGLSTLVFGLSRSFPLSLAALTVLGAGDMVSVVIRSTLIQIDTPDSLRGRVSAVNAVFIGASNQLGDFESGLLAALVGAVPAVIFGGVGAVALALMWMRLFPELRRRDRLVPESVGA from the coding sequence ATGGCTTCGGAAATTTTCGGCAATCCGTCATTCACCCGGTTCTGGACCGCCCGCAGCGCCTCGGGCTTTGCCTACCACATGACCGCCGTGGCCGTGGGCTGGCAGGTCTACGCCATGACCGGCAGCGCCTTCATGCTGGGACTGGTGGGGCTGACCGAATTTTTGCCCCAATTCCTGCTGACCCTGGTGGTGGGGCAGGTGGCCGACCGGGTGGACCGCCGCCGCATCGCCGGGGTGTGCCAGCTCATCGAGGCCGTGGCCCTGCTCACGCTTCTGGCCGAGACGGCCGGCGGCTTTCTCGGCCTTGGCGGCATGTTCGCCTGCGTGGGGCTTATTGGCGCGGCCCGGGCCTTTGAGACGCCTTCGCTGCAGGCCTTGCTGCCTTCGCTGGTGCCCCTGGAGGCCTTGCCCAGGATGCTGGCCTGGAGCGGCTCGGTCTGGAAGACGGCCATGATCCTGGGGCCGGCGGCGGGCGGTTTCCTTTTTGCCCTGGGACCGGGCGTGGTCTACGGCCTGGGCGCGGTCTTTTACGTCGGCGCGGCCCTGGCCGTGCTGTCCATTCCGGCCAAGCCGGCCAGGCGGCCGCCACAGGCCGAGGGGCTTTGGCGCTCGGCCCTGGACGGGCTGCGCTACATCAAAAGCCGGCCGGTCATTTTCGGGGCCATCTCCCTGGACCTTTTTTCGGTGCTGCTGGGCGGCGCGGTGGGGTTGTTGCCGGTGTTCGCCAGCGACATTCTGGCTGTTGGCCCGGGGGGCCTTGGCGCGCTTCGGGCCGCGCCAAGCCTGGGGGCCCTGGCCATGTCGCTTTGTCTCACGCGCTTTCCCTTGACCCGCCATGCCGGGCCGGCCATGTTCGGTGCGGTGATCGTTTTCGGGCTGTCCACCCTGGTCTTCGGGCTGTCGCGGTCGTTTCCGCTATCCCTGGCCGCCTTGACGGTCCTGGGGGCCGGGGACATGGTGAGCGTGGTCATCCGCTCGACGCTCATTCAGATCGACACCCCGGACTCCCTGCGCGGGCGGGTCAGCGCCGTCAACGCGGTGTTTATCGGCGCGTCCAATCAGCTCGGCGATTTCGAGTCCGGCCTGCTGGCGGCTCTCGTCGGGGCTGTGCCGGCCGTCATTTTCGGCGGCGTCGGGGCGGTGGCCCTGGCGCTCATGTGGATGCGCCTTTTCCCGGAACTACGCCGCCGCGACCGCCTCGTGCCCGAATCCGTCGGCGCTTGA
- a CDS encoding aminotransferase class V-fold PLP-dependent enzyme translates to MNDNHPPNWRDEFAVTADTVFFNHAAISPLPRRACLAGDEIYAERWRRASKDYMRWMGLVDEARDRAAWLLGTEPKRVAFTGNTSCGLSLVAAGLAWKPGDKVAVAWPDFPSVRFPFDNLVRLGVELVELPKHDGILDMDAAAKLVPGCRLAVASTVDWLTGAALPTADFVRLCHEAGALCCLDAIQSLGAMPFDATALGVDFVAAGCHKWQFGPMGLGIFYVSPEADAALATTLAGWRSVRDAEQLSEAFVLKDGAGRFEPGTQDIAAIAAYGEALSLLEEVGMETVAKNIFGVTHSLAEGLAERDHKVVSPRTGGQHSGIVSFEHPDPAGLFAHLDARGVACSPRGGRIRLSPHFYNDATDVARFFTILDAFDQG, encoded by the coding sequence ATGAACGACAACCACCCCCCCAACTGGCGCGACGAGTTCGCGGTGACGGCGGACACGGTGTTTTTTAACCACGCGGCCATCTCGCCCTTGCCCCGCCGGGCCTGTCTGGCCGGCGACGAGATTTACGCCGAGCGTTGGCGGCGGGCGTCCAAGGACTACATGCGCTGGATGGGGCTGGTGGACGAGGCCAGGGACCGGGCGGCCTGGCTGCTCGGGACCGAACCTAAGCGCGTGGCCTTTACCGGCAACACCTCCTGCGGCCTGTCGCTGGTGGCGGCCGGCCTTGCCTGGAAGCCCGGCGACAAGGTGGCCGTGGCCTGGCCGGATTTTCCCTCGGTGCGTTTCCCCTTCGACAATCTGGTGCGGCTTGGCGTGGAACTCGTCGAGTTGCCCAAGCACGACGGCATTCTGGACATGGACGCGGCGGCAAAGCTTGTGCCGGGCTGCCGGCTGGCCGTGGCTTCCACGGTCGACTGGCTGACCGGCGCGGCCCTGCCCACGGCGGATTTCGTGCGGCTGTGCCACGAGGCCGGGGCGCTGTGCTGTCTGGATGCCATCCAGAGTCTGGGGGCCATGCCCTTTGACGCGACGGCGCTGGGGGTCGATTTCGTGGCCGCCGGCTGCCACAAATGGCAGTTCGGCCCCATGGGGTTGGGCATTTTTTACGTTTCGCCCGAGGCTGACGCGGCCCTGGCCACGACGCTTGCCGGCTGGCGCAGCGTGCGCGACGCGGAGCAGCTCTCCGAAGCCTTCGTGCTCAAGGACGGGGCCGGCCGGTTCGAGCCGGGCACCCAGGACATCGCGGCCATCGCCGCCTACGGTGAGGCGCTGTCACTGTTGGAAGAGGTCGGTATGGAGACCGTGGCGAAGAACATTTTCGGCGTCACGCACTCCCTGGCCGAGGGGCTGGCCGAGCGGGACCACAAGGTTGTCTCGCCGCGTACGGGGGGCCAGCATTCGGGCATCGTGTCCTTTGAGCATCCCGATCCGGCCGGGCTTTTCGCCCATCTCGACGCCCGGGGCGTGGCCTGCTCGCCGCGCGGCGGCCGCATCCGCCTGTCGCCCCATTTCTACAACGACGCCACGGACGTGGCCCGGTTTTTTACCATCCTCGACGCGTTCGACCAGGGCTGA
- a CDS encoding DUF1499 domain-containing protein — protein sequence MMDTLRALVRFFESVGQVAAVALLVAIVVGVAVFAWLGAVSRKMPPLVSPTGGPLRADGQNPNWVSTTARKNDPLHYIAPRPCADNPLPALVEILRQQSGVTLVDVAERYVHATAKSSRFGFVDDVELLYDPAAGLLQARSASRVGKSDLGVNRRRLEQLFKDAGL from the coding sequence ATGATGGACACTCTGCGCGCGCTGGTGCGCTTTTTCGAATCCGTGGGCCAGGTGGCGGCGGTGGCGCTTTTGGTCGCCATCGTCGTTGGCGTGGCGGTTTTTGCCTGGCTCGGCGCGGTCAGCCGCAAGATGCCGCCGCTGGTGTCGCCCACGGGCGGCCCGCTTCGGGCCGACGGGCAAAATCCCAACTGGGTCTCGACCACTGCCCGCAAAAACGATCCCCTCCACTACATCGCCCCGCGCCCCTGCGCCGATAATCCCCTCCCGGCCCTGGTGGAAATCCTGCGCCAGCAGTCCGGGGTGACCCTGGTGGATGTCGCCGAACGCTACGTCCACGCCACGGCCAAGTCATCGCGTTTCGGCTTCGTGGACGATGTGGAGCTGCTCTACGACCCGGCCGCCGGCCTGCTCCAGGCCCGCAGCGCCTCGCGGGTGGGCAAAAGCGACCTTGGCGTCAACCGTCGACGGTTGGAGCAGCTTTTCAAGGACGCCGGCCTGTAA
- a CDS encoding GGDEF domain-containing protein, giving the protein MEQIVEALAALDAKTMILMAAVLYFSLTMVMFYTYFFRKTYPGFASLALGQLFWSLGVYLVFYRVLGDHLSLALSNGLLFLQAVCWHHGIAMYGGITPLRPRLLTNVALAVLAELAILYYVYVDFNTCRRVVIFSAFSALLYSRIALEPYLVRRWKTYSMQGIYSAIFLSVAVAFAVRAVQAVNATDCQVGGPDAIVKLLLLASMWIFAFLTFCVLSMTSSRVEAELREARDALRQQAQTDALTGLSNRRHFLEQAQAVLEDLEAHGGRASLIMLDLDHFKRINDVHGHQAGDLALQEAARHLRAALRDGDVIGRLGGEEFGVLLPGLEAGEALAVARQLRRAVAASRPGGLRVTASFGLADGALRLDSLLAQADEYLYAAKEAGRDRIAWSGGLVADNESGEALA; this is encoded by the coding sequence ATGGAACAGATTGTAGAGGCTCTGGCCGCCCTTGACGCCAAAACCATGATCCTCATGGCGGCGGTGCTCTATTTTTCGCTGACCATGGTGATGTTCTACACCTATTTTTTTCGCAAGACCTATCCCGGCTTTGCCTCCCTGGCCCTGGGCCAGCTGTTCTGGAGCCTGGGCGTCTACCTGGTTTTTTACCGGGTTCTCGGCGACCATCTGTCCCTGGCCCTCAGCAACGGCCTGCTGTTTTTGCAGGCGGTCTGCTGGCACCACGGCATCGCCATGTACGGCGGCATCACGCCGCTGCGGCCAAGGCTTCTGACCAACGTCGCCTTGGCCGTGCTGGCCGAACTGGCCATCCTCTATTACGTCTACGTGGATTTCAACACCTGCCGCCGGGTGGTCATTTTTTCGGCGTTTAGCGCCCTGCTCTACAGCCGCATCGCCCTGGAGCCGTATCTGGTGCGACGCTGGAAGACCTATTCCATGCAGGGCATTTATTCGGCGATTTTCCTCTCCGTCGCCGTGGCCTTTGCCGTGCGCGCCGTCCAGGCCGTAAACGCGACGGATTGCCAGGTCGGTGGCCCGGATGCCATCGTCAAGCTGCTGTTGCTTGCCAGCATGTGGATTTTTGCCTTTTTGACCTTTTGCGTGTTGTCCATGACCTCAAGCCGGGTCGAGGCGGAGCTGCGGGAAGCCCGCGACGCCTTGCGGCAGCAGGCCCAAACCGACGCCCTGACCGGGTTGTCCAACCGCCGCCATTTTCTGGAACAGGCCCAGGCCGTGCTGGAGGACCTTGAGGCTCACGGCGGCCGGGCCAGCCTGATCATGCTGGACCTCGACCATTTCAAGCGGATCAACGACGTCCACGGCCATCAGGCCGGCGATCTGGCCTTGCAGGAGGCGGCGCGGCATCTGCGGGCGGCCTTGCGAGACGGCGACGTCATCGGCCGTCTGGGCGGCGAGGAGTTCGGCGTGCTGCTGCCAGGGCTGGAAGCCGGCGAGGCTTTGGCCGTGGCCCGGCAGTTGCGCCGGGCCGTGGCCGCCTCCCGGCCCGGCGGGCTACGCGTCACGGCCAGCTTCGGACTGGCCGACGGGGCGCTGCGGTTGGACAGCCTGCTGGCGCAGGCCGACGAATACCTGTATGCCGCCAAGGAGGCGGGACGCGACCGCATCGCCTGGTCTGGGGGGCTGGTCGCGGACAACGAGAGCGGGGAGGCTTTGGCATGA
- the aroE gene encoding shikimate dehydrogenase: MQLFGIIGHPLGHTLSPLVHNWGFSRYGLDARYEAWPTPPEDLPAFMERLRQTPIAGASVTIPHKTAVMAFVDEVTDLGQAAGAVNTLYWRDGRLVGDNTDVEGFCRPLVMRGIAPRRALVLGAGGAARAAVLGLTRLDSGVVGVTARRFEQAQALAREFGVLAVPWDERGAFGADFLTNATPMGMAGRFEGVSPYPAQALAPGVVAFDLVYNPYETRLAADAAAAGGTVVPGLEMFLYQALEQFRLWTGRLLPDDELRSLLLKTLYGQAVPRT; this comes from the coding sequence ATGCAGCTTTTTGGCATCATCGGCCATCCCCTGGGCCATACGCTCAGCCCCCTGGTGCACAACTGGGGGTTTTCGCGCTACGGCCTGGACGCCCGCTACGAAGCTTGGCCGACCCCGCCCGAGGACCTGCCGGCCTTCATGGAGCGCCTGCGCCAAACGCCCATCGCCGGGGCCAGCGTCACCATCCCCCACAAAACGGCGGTCATGGCCTTCGTGGACGAGGTCACGGACCTCGGCCAGGCGGCGGGCGCGGTCAATACGCTCTATTGGCGCGACGGCCGGCTCGTGGGCGACAACACCGACGTCGAGGGCTTCTGCCGGCCCCTGGTCATGCGCGGCATCGCGCCCCGGCGCGCCCTGGTGCTCGGAGCCGGCGGCGCGGCCCGGGCAGCCGTGCTCGGGCTCACGCGCCTGGACTCCGGCGTGGTCGGCGTCACGGCCCGGCGGTTCGAACAAGCCCAGGCCCTGGCCCGGGAATTCGGCGTCCTGGCCGTGCCCTGGGACGAGCGCGGCGCGTTTGGCGCGGATTTTTTGACCAACGCCACGCCCATGGGCATGGCCGGCCGGTTCGAGGGCGTGTCACCCTACCCGGCCCAGGCGCTTGCGCCCGGCGTGGTGGCCTTCGATCTGGTCTACAACCCGTACGAAACGCGGCTGGCGGCCGACGCGGCAGCGGCCGGCGGCACCGTCGTGCCGGGACTGGAAATGTTTCTCTATCAGGCCCTGGAGCAGTTTCGCCTCTGGACCGGCCGGCTGTTGCCCGACGACGAGCTGCGCTCCCTGCTGCTCAAGACGCTCTACGGTCAGGCCGTGCCCCGGACGTGA
- a CDS encoding 2-oxoacid:acceptor oxidoreductase family protein: MSLYQDVIIAGFGGQGVMLIGNLLAYAGMEHGLNVTYIPVYGPEMRGGTANCTVVVSDDAIGSPIIRSPKSLIIMNRPSLDKFQPQLVDGGVLVVNSSLVDPALADASRVRLVPVACNEIADGLGNTRMANMVALGAFIEATGVLPLSVVEESLSHVIAKHYSHLIPKNAEALRAGAEAAKG; the protein is encoded by the coding sequence GTGAGCCTCTACCAGGACGTGATCATCGCCGGCTTCGGCGGCCAGGGCGTCATGCTCATCGGCAACTTGCTCGCCTACGCCGGCATGGAACATGGCTTAAATGTCACCTACATCCCGGTCTACGGACCGGAAATGCGCGGCGGCACGGCCAACTGCACCGTCGTCGTCTCCGACGACGCCATCGGTTCGCCCATCATCAGAAGCCCCAAAAGCCTCATCATCATGAACCGGCCGTCCCTGGACAAGTTCCAGCCCCAGCTCGTGGACGGCGGCGTGCTCGTCGTCAACTCCTCGCTGGTGGACCCGGCCCTGGCCGACGCCTCGCGCGTGCGCCTGGTCCCTGTGGCCTGCAACGAGATCGCCGATGGCCTGGGCAATACCCGCATGGCCAACATGGTGGCCCTTGGCGCGTTTATCGAAGCCACCGGCGTGCTGCCGCTGTCCGTGGTCGAGGAAAGCCTCTCCCACGTCATCGCCAAGCACTACAGCCACCTCATCCCCAAAAACGCCGAAGCCCTGCGCGCCGGGGCCGAAGCGGCCAAGGGGTAA
- a CDS encoding thiamine pyrophosphate-dependent enzyme produces MSEQLVFTRPEVLADVATHYCPGCQHGVVHRIVAECLEEYGLVEKTIAVSSIGCSVFLYNYILVDTVEAPHGRAPAVATGVKRARTDAFVFAYQGDGDLASIGMAEIMHAANRGERISVIFVNNTVYGMTGGQMAPTTMVGQKTTTCPGGRCLEREGGPIHMSEIIATLGGVAYCARTAVNTIKNIAQTKRAIRRAFETQIKGEGFGFVEVLATCPTNWRMSSVAANERVGKEMIPEFPLGVFKDAAKEE; encoded by the coding sequence ATGTCGGAACAGCTTGTTTTCACGCGCCCGGAAGTGCTGGCCGACGTGGCCACCCACTACTGCCCCGGCTGCCAGCACGGCGTCGTCCACCGCATCGTGGCCGAATGCCTGGAAGAATACGGCCTGGTGGAAAAAACCATCGCCGTCAGCTCCATTGGCTGCTCGGTCTTTCTCTACAACTATATCCTGGTCGACACCGTCGAGGCTCCCCATGGCCGCGCCCCGGCCGTGGCCACCGGCGTCAAGCGCGCCCGCACCGACGCCTTCGTCTTCGCCTACCAGGGCGACGGCGACCTGGCCTCCATCGGCATGGCCGAGATCATGCACGCCGCCAACCGGGGCGAGCGCATCTCCGTCATCTTCGTCAACAACACCGTCTACGGCATGACCGGCGGCCAGATGGCTCCCACCACCATGGTGGGCCAAAAAACCACCACCTGCCCCGGCGGACGGTGCCTGGAGCGCGAAGGCGGCCCCATCCACATGTCCGAGATCATCGCGACCTTGGGCGGCGTGGCCTACTGCGCCCGCACCGCCGTCAACACGATCAAAAACATCGCCCAGACCAAGCGCGCCATCCGCCGCGCCTTCGAGACCCAGATCAAGGGCGAAGGCTTCGGCTTCGTCGAGGTCCTGGCCACCTGCCCCACCAACTGGCGCATGTCGTCGGTTGCCGCCAACGAGCGCGTGGGCAAGGAAATGATCCCCGAATTCCCGCTCGGCGTCTTCAAGGACGCGGCCAAGGAGGAATAG